Proteins encoded together in one Methylorubrum populi window:
- a CDS encoding virB8 family protein, whose translation MKLPGRRTAPPQAQYAQPVTSDPAVLDAYFRQVSSYSADTNRYYQRLARSGFIVGAIGATLGLLGVGAVAMLAPFKTVLPLVFRVDNATGAVERVYDVRGGDMAATEATQRYFLWQYVRLRQGYSAAEAEANFNAVALMSSPQVQAEYAADFQGTNPNSPQVVLGRDGSASVRWVSTSFLGPKLAQVRFVQIERKGDTPLPMKRMVATIAFDFAAGGVNSSTMNVNPLGFVVTSYRADTEVVQ comes from the coding sequence ATGAAGTTACCAGGTCGCCGCACCGCGCCGCCCCAGGCGCAGTATGCGCAGCCGGTCACTTCGGACCCGGCTGTGCTCGATGCGTATTTTCGTCAGGTGTCCAGCTATTCCGCCGACACCAATCGCTATTATCAACGATTGGCGCGATCGGGCTTCATCGTCGGCGCGATCGGCGCGACGCTCGGGCTGCTCGGCGTCGGCGCCGTCGCCATGCTCGCTCCCTTCAAGACAGTGTTGCCGTTGGTGTTCCGGGTGGACAACGCCACAGGGGCGGTCGAGCGCGTCTATGACGTGCGCGGCGGCGACATGGCGGCCACGGAAGCGACCCAGCGCTATTTCCTTTGGCAATATGTCCGGCTGCGCCAGGGCTACAGCGCCGCGGAGGCGGAAGCCAACTTCAACGCGGTCGCGCTCATGTCGTCGCCGCAGGTCCAGGCGGAATATGCGGCCGACTTCCAGGGCACCAACCCGAACAGTCCGCAAGTGGTCCTCGGCCGCGACGGTTCGGCCTCGGTACGCTGGGTTTCCACCTCGTTTCTCGGGCCGAAGCTCGCGCAGGTCCGCTTCGTCCAGATCGAGCGCAAGGGTGACACACCGCTGCCGATGAAGCGGATGGTGGCGACGATCGCCTTCGACTTCGCGGCGGGCGGGGTCAACTCCTCCACGATGAACGTCAATCCGCTGGGCTTCGTCGTCACCAGCTACCGGGCCGATACGGAGGTCGTGCAGTGA
- the virB11 gene encoding P-type DNA transfer ATPase VirB11: MIRPGESTLRLLLAPIAAHLADPTVTEVVVNRPGEAGVERRDGWTWHELPELTFQRLDAIATLCAAMSQQDVGPERPLCGSVLPDGQRVQICRPPAVAAGTISLTIRRPSTFAPTIAGLAAGGLFARTEGATRRAHPLDTELMALHGAKDWERFFPLAVQAKKTIIATGDTGSGKTTFAKALIQAIPLDERLVTIEDTAEFIGLPQRNLVSLFYSKGDQGVARVRSEDLIEAALRMRPDRVLMQELRDGAAFTFVRSIAAGHPGSITTCHAGSAAGAFDALRLMVKQHDAGKHLADADVFTLLHQLVDVVAHCRRDRRGFAIEQVHFDPLSKHPEPGALAAE; the protein is encoded by the coding sequence GTGATCCGGCCGGGGGAAAGCACGCTGCGGCTTCTCCTGGCGCCGATCGCCGCGCATCTGGCCGACCCCACAGTGACGGAGGTTGTCGTCAACCGGCCGGGGGAGGCCGGCGTCGAGCGCCGCGACGGTTGGACATGGCATGAACTGCCCGAGCTGACGTTCCAGAGACTCGACGCCATCGCCACGCTTTGCGCGGCCATGTCGCAACAGGACGTGGGGCCGGAGCGCCCGCTGTGCGGTTCGGTCCTGCCCGATGGTCAGCGCGTGCAAATCTGCCGCCCGCCCGCCGTCGCGGCGGGCACGATCAGCCTGACGATCCGGCGGCCGTCCACTTTCGCGCCGACGATCGCGGGACTCGCGGCCGGCGGCCTGTTCGCGAGAACGGAAGGCGCGACCCGGCGCGCGCATCCGCTCGATACGGAATTGATGGCACTTCACGGCGCCAAAGATTGGGAGCGGTTCTTCCCGCTCGCCGTCCAGGCGAAGAAAACCATCATCGCCACGGGCGACACGGGTTCGGGCAAGACGACGTTCGCCAAGGCGCTGATCCAGGCCATTCCGCTCGATGAACGGCTCGTTACGATCGAGGACACGGCGGAGTTCATCGGCCTGCCGCAGCGCAATCTCGTGTCGCTTTTCTACTCGAAAGGCGACCAGGGCGTGGCCCGCGTCCGTTCGGAGGATCTGATAGAAGCCGCGTTGCGGATGCGACCCGATCGTGTGCTCATGCAGGAGCTGCGCGACGGTGCCGCCTTCACCTTCGTCCGAAGCATCGCGGCCGGGCATCCCGGCTCGATTACGACATGCCACGCCGGCAGCGCAGCCGGCGCGTTCGATGCGCTACGCCTGATGGTGAAACAGCACGACGCCGGCAAGCACCTGGCCGACGCCGATGTGTTCACGCTGCTGCACCAGCTCGTCGACGTGGTTGCACACTGTCGCCGCGATCGGCGTGGCTTCGCGATTGAGCAAGTCCACTTCGATCCGCTCTCCAAGCATCCGGAGCCCGGCGCTCTGGCGGCGGAATAG
- the virB10 gene encoding type IV secretion system protein VirB10: MTDTHNPPRAPDLPPEGAIEGERHVSEVAGRAPVISKRAGVGVIVAGAAIVCGVILLTSSKPNLKPDPGPPLTVRPAVTFVPPPPATPPPVPALPDQVPPLPTQPVMMPPAQPSPGQAAPAPRPQPRLLVYTSGAAGRSNGPGSGTMSSDPYGMGSQGVPAGYGGPPGQDGAGLTPAGFYGAPGGQGGQGGRDELAARLQPTQLTGVSANVLRNQPYLLTTGTLVPCILQTAMDSTLPGLVTCVIPQDIMGKTGLTLLDRGTRVVGQFRGGVQQGVERLFVLWTRAETPQGVVINLDSPASDPLGRAGMDGEVDRHFWQRFGGALLLSTVDGVIQAGVAAASKEGTTTINTGSTQSVIASSLNGSINIPPTVRKNQGELVSIFVARDLDFSTVYRVIPTPPRYVSESRRVTK; encoded by the coding sequence ATGACCGACACGCACAATCCGCCGCGTGCGCCCGATCTGCCGCCAGAAGGTGCGATCGAGGGCGAGCGCCACGTCTCGGAAGTCGCCGGGCGCGCTCCGGTCATCTCGAAGCGCGCCGGTGTCGGCGTCATCGTCGCAGGAGCCGCCATCGTCTGCGGCGTGATCCTGCTCACCTCGTCCAAACCCAACCTGAAACCCGATCCGGGGCCGCCTCTTACCGTGCGGCCGGCGGTCACGTTCGTCCCGCCGCCCCCGGCGACGCCTCCACCCGTGCCGGCCTTGCCGGACCAGGTGCCGCCACTGCCGACACAGCCCGTCATGATGCCGCCGGCGCAACCCTCGCCCGGTCAAGCCGCGCCGGCCCCTCGGCCGCAACCCCGTCTGCTGGTCTACACGTCCGGCGCTGCCGGCCGCTCCAACGGACCTGGCTCGGGCACCATGTCATCCGACCCCTATGGAATGGGAAGCCAAGGCGTGCCTGCGGGCTACGGCGGCCCTCCGGGGCAGGATGGAGCCGGACTGACGCCGGCAGGCTTCTATGGGGCTCCTGGGGGCCAAGGCGGGCAAGGGGGAAGGGACGAGCTGGCGGCCCGGCTTCAACCGACGCAACTCACTGGCGTCTCGGCCAACGTGCTGCGCAACCAGCCCTACCTCCTGACCACGGGGACGCTGGTTCCCTGCATCCTGCAAACTGCGATGGACTCGACGCTGCCGGGCCTCGTCACCTGCGTCATCCCGCAGGATATCATGGGAAAAACGGGCCTGACATTGCTCGACCGCGGCACCCGCGTCGTCGGTCAGTTCCGGGGCGGGGTGCAACAAGGCGTCGAACGCCTGTTCGTGCTCTGGACGCGCGCGGAAACCCCGCAGGGTGTCGTCATCAACCTCGACAGTCCCGCCTCCGATCCACTCGGCCGTGCCGGCATGGATGGCGAGGTCGATCGCCATTTCTGGCAGCGCTTCGGTGGTGCTCTTCTGCTCTCGACCGTGGACGGCGTGATCCAGGCCGGCGTCGCGGCCGCGTCGAAGGAAGGCACGACGACGATCAACACCGGCTCGACACAATCGGTCATCGCATCGAGCCTGAACGGCAGCATCAACATACCGCCTACGGTACGAAAGAACCAAGGCGAGCTGGTCAGCATCTTCGTGGCGCGTGATCTGGACTTCTCGACGGTCTACCGGGTGATACCGACGCCTCCGCGCTACGTCTCTGAAAGCCGGAGAGTTACGAAGTGA
- a CDS encoding type IV secretion system protein has product MKLRRYMLAGAAALGLIGTTAGPVTAQMAVVDVRAIAQAMQQVRQLQSQLAQLQQTYAAIAHLPQAELNRLAQQLNTNQFRNPLGTSSANIGGLLDGSGNLAPGAQAYLDRNKVYSPTGQDFQAQQMGRNATGIANTQAMAAQLYQSAASHIQTLQSLEGQLTVAPDAKAVADVQARIAMEQAAFQGQQLQAQSLAMWQAAQERNQDQRNDEIRRQQIDNLIQQAKAHGG; this is encoded by the coding sequence ATGAAGTTGCGTAGATACATGCTGGCCGGCGCCGCGGCGCTGGGGCTCATCGGGACGACGGCCGGACCGGTCACGGCACAGATGGCCGTGGTGGACGTTCGGGCCATCGCACAGGCGATGCAACAGGTCCGGCAGCTTCAATCCCAGCTCGCCCAGCTCCAACAGACCTATGCGGCCATCGCACACTTGCCGCAGGCCGAGCTGAACCGGCTCGCCCAACAGCTCAACACCAACCAGTTCCGCAACCCGCTCGGCACGTCGTCGGCGAATATCGGCGGATTGCTCGACGGGTCGGGAAATCTGGCGCCGGGGGCGCAAGCCTACCTCGACCGGAACAAGGTCTATTCGCCAACCGGGCAGGACTTTCAGGCGCAGCAGATGGGGCGCAACGCGACCGGCATCGCCAACACGCAGGCAATGGCGGCGCAGCTCTATCAATCGGCTGCATCTCATATCCAGACCTTGCAGAGCCTCGAAGGTCAGCTCACCGTCGCTCCCGATGCGAAGGCCGTCGCCGATGTTCAGGCGCGCATCGCGATGGAACAGGCAGCGTTTCAGGGCCAGCAGCTCCAAGCCCAATCGCTCGCCATGTGGCAGGCGGCACAGGAACGGAACCAGGATCAGCGCAACGACGAAATTCGTCGGCAGCAGATCGACAATCTGATTCAGCAGGCGAAAGCGCACGGGGGCTGA
- the virB9 gene encoding P-type conjugative transfer protein VirB9: MSRTLLAGAALILALATSPAGAEQTPRSGGYDERVQVVAYNPMNVVRVVGSPTNSTQIIFASGEEITQVAIGDADAWLAQPAGNLLFIKPTEIRVSTNMQVVTKRLDGSNRSYQFRLLAARRGPAGESAAIYAVTFTYPEDARAARAAIDAQTAAVAREHAAQSRLSQAWAEGPRNWRYVAQGSTMLEPIEVSDNGRQTAFRFPGNMRVPTIYTAAPDGTETIVPYTMNGDMAVVQTTAREFTLRDGQEVLRIINQGFDPVGRNPGTGTGTPDMTRIVRGAGL; the protein is encoded by the coding sequence GTGAGCCGCACCCTGCTTGCGGGCGCGGCGCTGATCCTCGCCCTGGCCACCAGCCCGGCCGGCGCCGAACAGACGCCGCGATCGGGCGGCTACGACGAGCGGGTCCAGGTCGTCGCCTACAATCCCATGAACGTCGTCCGGGTGGTCGGAAGTCCGACCAACTCGACGCAGATCATTTTCGCATCCGGGGAGGAAATCACGCAGGTCGCGATCGGTGATGCCGACGCCTGGCTCGCGCAGCCGGCCGGCAACCTGCTTTTCATAAAGCCGACCGAAATCCGTGTCTCGACCAACATGCAGGTCGTCACCAAGCGGCTTGATGGTTCGAACCGCTCCTATCAATTCCGCCTTCTCGCAGCTCGCCGTGGACCGGCTGGGGAAAGCGCGGCGATCTACGCCGTCACCTTCACCTATCCGGAGGACGCGCGCGCGGCCCGGGCCGCGATCGACGCACAGACGGCTGCCGTCGCGCGCGAACACGCCGCGCAATCCCGCCTCTCGCAAGCCTGGGCGGAGGGACCGCGCAACTGGCGCTACGTCGCGCAAGGGTCAACGATGCTCGAACCGATCGAGGTCAGCGATAACGGGCGACAGACGGCATTCCGCTTTCCCGGCAACATGCGCGTGCCGACGATCTACACGGCCGCGCCGGACGGGACGGAGACAATCGTTCCCTACACCATGAACGGTGACATGGCCGTCGTTCAGACGACCGCGCGCGAGTTCACCCTGCGGGACGGACAGGAAGTCCTTCGCATCATCAATCAGGGGTTCGATCCGGTCGGCCGCAATCCCGGCACGGGAACGGGCACGCCGGACATGACCCGCATCGTAAGGGGGGCCGGTCTATGA
- a CDS encoding VirB4 family type IV secretion/conjugal transfer ATPase — MFNLSAAAREREPDTYVPYIGHATPGVLLLDDGSLMAMLRLDGAAFETADPLEVNARHAQRNILLRNIASEQIVLATHVVRSLADGTEYPEAECRSAFARELDTAYRDRLMANRLFRNELFLSVVLRSASSAGVAEGNIAALFARRKRGDRRRAASPTNLEAIGNVVSTLVYELGAYGARQLEMREANGIMFSELAEALRLVLTGEHMPVPLVNGHLGGAIYTDRVIIGREAIEIRGAGGSTFAAGFGLREYPATTWPGMFDAVLGAPYRCVLTQSFGFLNKQVAQNIMSRKQNQMVTAQDKAASQTAALTEAADMLASNAFVMGDHHLTLVTFADGLDTLRQTAARARRDLAESGAVIVREDLALEAAYWAQLPGNMRLRTRPGAISSRNFAAMASLHNYPAGVAHGHWGEPVTVFRSTGGTGYRFHLHAPTDTVTDLGNVFVAGPAGSGKTTLVLFLLAMAERQRAQVVFFDKDRGGDILARAVGGTYLVLPAGEPSGLAPLKALTTAPADVEFLKELVKALVLENGRDMLPEQERRLELGVRSVLALPAEARSLGELRAFLGQSDPEGPGARLDKWCKGGALGWVLDNDEDLVSLDAPFLGFDVTAVLDDPVTRGPILSYLFHRVESLLDGRRLVLAIDEFWKVLLDPGFRDLVNDKLKTIRKLNGLVILATQSPADALRSPIAHSIIEQCPTQILLPNTRADAADYRDGLKLTEPEYLAVREDLTVGGRRFLLKQGNASVACELDLTGLDDLVAVLSGRASTVRLMERLIAEVGPDPAAWLPLFRRQWRSAAA, encoded by the coding sequence GCCTCCGAACAGATCGTGCTGGCAACGCATGTGGTCCGTTCGCTGGCGGATGGGACGGAGTACCCCGAGGCCGAGTGCAGGAGCGCCTTCGCGCGCGAACTGGACACTGCCTATCGCGACCGCCTCATGGCGAACCGGCTCTTTCGAAACGAATTGTTCCTGTCGGTCGTGCTGCGCTCCGCCAGCTCGGCCGGGGTGGCTGAAGGCAACATCGCGGCGCTGTTCGCGCGCCGCAAGCGTGGCGATCGGAGGCGGGCCGCATCGCCGACGAACCTCGAAGCGATCGGCAACGTCGTCTCGACGCTGGTCTACGAGCTGGGCGCCTATGGCGCTCGCCAGCTTGAAATGCGCGAAGCGAACGGAATCATGTTCTCGGAGTTGGCCGAGGCGCTGCGCCTGGTGTTGACCGGCGAGCACATGCCGGTCCCGCTGGTAAACGGCCATCTCGGCGGGGCGATCTACACCGATCGCGTCATCATCGGTCGCGAGGCGATCGAAATCCGGGGAGCAGGGGGCTCGACCTTCGCAGCCGGCTTCGGGCTGCGCGAGTATCCCGCGACCACTTGGCCGGGCATGTTCGATGCCGTGCTCGGCGCGCCCTATCGGTGTGTTCTCACGCAGTCGTTCGGCTTCCTGAACAAGCAGGTCGCGCAGAACATCATGTCCCGCAAGCAGAACCAGATGGTGACGGCCCAGGACAAGGCCGCCAGCCAGACGGCGGCGCTGACCGAAGCGGCCGACATGCTCGCCTCCAACGCCTTCGTCATGGGCGATCATCACCTGACGCTCGTCACCTTCGCGGACGGCCTCGACACCCTGCGCCAAACCGCGGCGCGGGCGCGGCGCGATCTGGCGGAAAGCGGCGCGGTCATCGTCCGCGAGGATCTCGCGCTGGAAGCCGCCTATTGGGCGCAGCTCCCCGGCAACATGCGGCTGCGGACGCGGCCGGGAGCGATCAGCTCGCGCAACTTCGCGGCGATGGCGAGCTTGCATAATTACCCGGCGGGCGTCGCGCACGGGCATTGGGGCGAGCCGGTCACGGTATTCCGGTCCACCGGCGGAACCGGCTACCGTTTTCATCTTCACGCCCCGACCGACACGGTGACGGACCTCGGCAACGTGTTCGTCGCCGGCCCGGCCGGGTCGGGCAAGACGACGCTCGTGCTGTTCCTGCTGGCGATGGCGGAGCGCCAACGCGCGCAGGTCGTGTTCTTCGACAAGGATCGGGGCGGCGACATTCTCGCGCGCGCCGTCGGCGGGACATATCTCGTCCTGCCAGCCGGAGAACCATCGGGCCTGGCACCGCTCAAGGCGCTCACGACGGCACCCGCCGACGTCGAGTTCCTGAAAGAGCTGGTCAAGGCGCTCGTGCTCGAGAACGGCCGTGACATGCTGCCCGAACAGGAACGGCGGCTTGAGCTGGGGGTGCGGTCGGTGCTGGCGCTGCCGGCGGAAGCACGCTCGCTCGGCGAGCTGCGCGCCTTCCTCGGCCAGTCTGACCCGGAAGGGCCGGGGGCCAGACTCGACAAATGGTGCAAGGGCGGGGCGCTCGGCTGGGTGCTCGACAACGACGAGGACCTGGTGTCGCTCGATGCGCCCTTTCTCGGCTTCGACGTGACGGCGGTTCTGGACGATCCGGTCACGCGCGGGCCGATCCTCTCCTATCTGTTCCACCGGGTGGAAAGTCTGCTCGATGGCCGTCGCCTGGTGCTGGCGATCGACGAGTTCTGGAAGGTGCTGCTCGATCCGGGCTTCCGCGATCTCGTCAACGACAAGCTCAAGACGATCCGGAAGCTCAACGGCCTCGTGATCCTGGCGACGCAATCGCCGGCGGACGCGCTGCGCAGTCCGATCGCGCACAGCATCATCGAACAATGCCCGACACAAATCCTGCTCCCCAACACACGGGCGGACGCGGCCGACTATCGCGACGGGCTCAAGCTGACCGAACCCGAATATCTGGCGGTGCGCGAAGACCTGACGGTCGGCGGCCGACGCTTCCTGCTCAAACAGGGCAACGCCTCGGTGGCCTGCGAGCTGGACCTGACCGGCCTCGATGACCTGGTGGCCGTCCTTTCCGGACGCGCGAGCACGGTACGCCTCATGGAACGATTGATCGCGGAAGTCGGGCCGGACCCGGCGGCCTGGCTCCCGCTGTTCCGCCGGCAATGGCGGTCGGCAGCAGCTTGA
- a CDS encoding type IV secretion system protein, with amino-acid sequence MNAFLTFVAAPLKVALVLYIALTGILIIRGETNEAGAPLLGRILKMALVVWVITGAGIYQQYVYDFFFTTLPTGLANALTSGGRAQTITANSFDQVWIKAWRAGLEVWRTLSWKDIAEKAVIVLFWFVAIISTVFCFAIWMISRVLLALYIAIGPLLVGLVLFPATRAIFERWIGSLISCVILQITTIVLLYIVLQVEAEVVGQVAALGSVDSMAMIQVLLAGVIFFAVAAFVAFQLPGMASSLAGGLHFHVGAVARTMQNTIGSFGRNRPDGAGGTYREGRSGALGLGHYAGSLAGRGALAGGRAVYQRVRPTTGGSLSDRGPG; translated from the coding sequence ATGAACGCCTTCCTGACGTTCGTGGCGGCGCCGCTCAAGGTGGCCCTTGTCCTCTACATCGCGCTCACCGGCATCCTCATCATTCGCGGCGAGACCAACGAGGCCGGCGCTCCGCTGCTCGGTCGCATCCTCAAGATGGCGCTGGTGGTGTGGGTCATCACCGGCGCCGGCATCTACCAGCAATATGTCTACGACTTCTTTTTCACGACCTTGCCGACTGGCCTCGCGAACGCGCTCACGTCCGGGGGCCGGGCGCAAACGATCACAGCCAACAGCTTCGATCAGGTGTGGATCAAGGCATGGCGGGCGGGGCTGGAAGTCTGGCGGACACTTTCATGGAAGGATATCGCCGAGAAGGCGGTCATCGTTCTGTTCTGGTTCGTCGCGATCATCTCGACGGTCTTCTGCTTCGCGATCTGGATGATCTCGCGCGTCCTGCTTGCGCTCTATATCGCGATCGGGCCGCTGCTGGTCGGCCTGGTCCTCTTCCCGGCGACGCGCGCGATCTTCGAGCGCTGGATCGGCTCACTCATCTCGTGCGTGATCCTGCAAATCACGACGATCGTGCTGCTCTATATCGTCCTCCAGGTCGAGGCGGAGGTGGTCGGCCAGGTCGCAGCGCTCGGGTCGGTCGACTCGATGGCGATGATCCAGGTGCTGCTCGCCGGCGTCATCTTCTTCGCCGTCGCGGCCTTCGTCGCCTTCCAGCTCCCCGGCATGGCATCCTCGCTCGCCGGCGGCCTGCACTTCCATGTCGGCGCAGTCGCCCGGACGATGCAGAACACCATCGGTTCGTTCGGCCGAAATCGACCGGACGGAGCGGGTGGCACCTATCGCGAAGGTCGCAGCGGCGCACTCGGTCTCGGCCACTATGCCGGATCGTTGGCCGGGCGCGGCGCGCTCGCAGGCGGACGCGCGGTCTACCAGCGCGTCCGCCCGACCACCGGCGGCTCTCTTTCCGATCGCGGCCCCGGATAG